A region from the Branchiostoma lanceolatum isolate klBraLanc5 chromosome 2, klBraLanc5.hap2, whole genome shotgun sequence genome encodes:
- the LOC136426961 gene encoding potassium voltage-gated channel protein Shal-like encodes MADALASPRPISLTRENNPRRAFLLAKLSSKPSPDEPEQRSPSLSAFLRKFSKFGSDLGEKTQPSPQRSLAPPPRIKPRLLGDVRLVFNVSGRRFETWKSTLDKLPDTFLGGTEKEAYFDDDTKEYHFNRDPEIFRYILNYYRTGQLHYPKCECIDAYDAELNFFGLSEFSISECCYEDYSEHKKQRHEQLQELLLPVLNVPTKATTLRQKMWSILDGSNESGHPLAPLCYYTTGFFIAVSVLANIAETIQCGALPGTTKILHCADRYPKVFFTIDTVCVVMFTVEYVTRLYSTPDRFRFFRSPMGLVDLVAILPYYIGLFLMSSKTEHGGFDSLFVTLRILRVFRVFKISRPSQGLRILAQTIKSCVDELGFLLLSFMLAVVMFSTFMFYAEKLMKAPVTDFKSIPEGFWFILVTMTTLGYGDMLPVTWLGKVMAGICSLSGVILITLPVTVIVSNFNRLYCQNNPDIAKSPEATLLG; translated from the coding sequence ATGGCTGATGCTCTTGCCTCTCCTAGACCCATCTCGCTAACACGAGAAAACAACCCTCGTCGTGCCTTCCTTCTCGCGAAGCTGAGCTCCAAGCCCAGCCCCGACGAACCGGAACAGAGGAGTCCCAGCTTGAGCGCTTTCCTTCGGAAATTCAGCAAGTTCGGCTCGGACCTAGGGGAGAAGACCCAGCCCAGTCCTCAGCGGAGCCTCGCTCCCCCACCGAGGATAAAACCCAGGTTACTTGGAGATGTCCGACTTGTCTTTAACGTGAGCGGTCGCCGCTTCGAGACATGGAAGAGCACGCTGGACAAATTACCGGACACTTTCCTGGGAGGCACGGAGAAAGAAGCTTACTTCGACGACGACACCAAGGAATACCACTTTAACAGGGACCCTGAGATTTTCAGGTATATTTTGAATTATTATCGAACTGGTCAGCTACACTACCCTAAGTGCGAGTGCATAGATGCATACGACGCCGAACTGAATTTCTTCGGTCTTTCTGAATTTTCCATCAGTGAATGCTGCTACGAAGACTACAGCGAGCACAAGAAGCAAAGACATGAACAGTTACAGGAGCTTCTGTTGCCCGTACTTAACGTGCCCACTAAAGCCACGACCTTGCGGCAGAAGATGTGGAGCATTCTAGACGGTTCGAACGAGTCGGGCCACCCCTTGGCCCCCCTGTGTTACTATACCACAGGATTCTTTATAGCAGTGTCAGTTCTGGCCAACATAGCAGAAACGATTCAATGTGGGGCCCTACCCGGGACCACAAAGATCCTCCATTGTGCAGATAGGTACCCGAAGGTTTTCTTTACCATCGACACAGTGTGCGTGGTGATGTTTACAGTGGAGTACGTGACGAGACTATACTCGACTCCAGACAGGTTCCGATTCTTCAGGAGTCCGATGGGACTGGTAGACTTGGTGGCAATCTTACCCTACTACATCGGGTTATTTTTAATGTCTTCCAAAACAGAGCACGGTGGCTTTGACTCGCTCTTTGTCACGCTAAGAATCTTGCGCGTTTTTCGGGTCTTCAAAATAAGCAGGCCGTCCCAGGGACTACGGATTTTGGCACAGACTATAAAAAGTTGCGTAGACGAGCTAGGGTTTCTCCTCTTGTCCTTTATGCTCGCCGTGGTTATGTTCTCGACATTCATGTTCTATGCGGAGAAACTCATGAAGGCCCCCGTGACAGACTTCAAAAGCATCCCCGAAGGATTCTGGTTTATTTTAGTTACCATGACAACGCTAGGATATGGAGACATGCTACCGGTCACGTGGTTGGGAAAAGTTATGGCGGGAATTTGTTCTCTCAGCGGAGTGATCTTGATCACCCTACCCGTGACAGTAATAGTGTCAAACTTTAATCGTTTGTACTGCCAAAATAACCCGGATATAGCCAAGTCTCCCGAGGCCACCCTGCTGGGATGA
- the LOC136428398 gene encoding sister chromatid cohesion protein DCC1-like isoform X3, producing the protein MAGKSRTLQEAQAVAEQAKLDLTDLNSSVQSLYLSQDMGDHEVRLVELDSSMVKHLEAGNSLMVRGDKSDMAVVCTDDSTFELKSTQTTNSLLLLPDCRAPEQLVGGDGCLLHKEVYCISHVYLELKQCRPKLKKLQTLLQENVFTGPEYESDEKHTGKKYTTTDLLSLIQASEKELLQELRKLHAVHYDGYWRLVDFDYMGNVLQYIMDTVDCQSWSYDQIPTDKLLSMEDNVYPRVVLQHCLDCYGDRKIMELDGGSEEVHVLSEDKVCRYFAEYLLKGVGKFNLAEFLQTWKESVPVGMTTDLQQLEGVALIDKKSHPQVISHFPVTGLPEDAPDRFNRLFRTREKWTLEDITPYIRDLCERKQTVGSLLTKFARASTLPDGTKVYNSRVPIK; encoded by the exons ATGGCGGGAAAATCGAG AACCCTACAGGAGGCCCAAGCTGTAGCAGAGCAGGCCAAACTGGACCTGACTGACCTGAACAGCAGTGTCCAGTCTCTGTACCTGAGTCAGGACATGGGGGACCACGAGGTCAGACTGGTGGAACTGGACAGCAGCATGGTCAAGCATCTAGAGGCTGGCAACAG TCTAATGGTGCGAGGAGACAAATCTGACATGGCAGTGGTGTGTACAGATGACAGCACGTTTGAACTCAAGTCCACACAGACTACCAACAGTCTGTTGTTACTGCCAGACTGTAGGGCACCAGAACAACTTGTGGGTGGGGATGGCTGCCTGCTACATAAAGAG GTCTACTGTATCTCACACGTGTACTTGGAGCTGAAGCAGTGCAGGCCCAAGTTAAAAAAGTTACAGACTTTGCTGCAGGAAAACGTCTTCACAGGACCAGAGTATGAATCAGATGAAAAGCACACAGGAAAAAAG TACACCACTACAGACCTTCTCAGTCTCATCCAGGCAAGCGAGAAAGAGTTGTTGCAAGAACTAAGGAAACTGCACGCTGTTCATTATGATG GTTACTGGAGACTTGTTGACTTTGACTACATGGGAAACGTGCTGCAGTATATCATGGACACGGTAGACTGTCAGTCCTGGTCCTACGACCAGATTCCCACAGACAAGCTACTCAGTATGGAAGACAACGTGTACCCAAG AGTTGTACTGCAGCACTGTTTGGACTGCTATGGAGACAGGAAAATTATGGAATTGGATGGAG GTTCAGAAGAGGTCCATGTGCTGAGTGAAGACAAGGTGTGTCGTTACTTTGCGGAGTATCTGCTGAAGGGGGTGGGGAAGTTCAACCTTGCCGAGTTCCTACAGACATGGAAGGAGAGTGTTCCCGTCGGCATGACTACCGACCTTCAACAGTTAGAG GGAGTAGCGCTGATTGATAAGAAGAGCCATCCACAGGTGATCTCCCACTTCCCAGTGACAGGGCTGCCAGAGGATGCACCGGACAG GTTCAACAGACTGTTCCGTACTCGAGAGAAGTGGACTTTGGAAGATATCACCCCTTACATAAG GGATCTGTGTGAGAGAAAACAGACGGTCGGATCCCTTCTGACCAAGTTTGCACGAGCTTCAACACTTCCAGATGGGACCAAAGTGTACAACTCCAGAGTACCTATCAAGTAA
- the LOC136428398 gene encoding sister chromatid cohesion protein DCC1-like isoform X2: MAGKSRFLLTEGTLQEAQAVAEQAKLDLTDLNSSVQSLYLSQDMGDHEVRLVELDSSMVKHLEAGNSLMVRGDKSDMAVVCTDDSTFELKSTQTTNSLLLLPDCRAPEQLVGGDGCLLHKEVYCISHVYLELKQCRPKLKKLQTLLQENVFTGPEYESDEKHTGKKYTTTDLLSLIQASEKELLQELRKLHAVHYDGYWRLVDFDYMGNVLQYIMDTVDCQSWSYDQIPTDKLLSMEDNVYPRVVLQHCLDCYGDRKIMELDGGSEEVHVLSEDKVCRYFAEYLLKGVGKFNLAEFLQTWKESVPVGMTTDLQQLEGVALIDKKSHPQVISHFPVTGLPEDAPDRFNRLFRTREKWTLEDITPYIRDLCERKQTVGSLLTKFARASTLPDGTKVYNSRVPIK; encoded by the exons ATGGCGGGAAAATCGAG ATTTCTATTGACTGAAGg AACCCTACAGGAGGCCCAAGCTGTAGCAGAGCAGGCCAAACTGGACCTGACTGACCTGAACAGCAGTGTCCAGTCTCTGTACCTGAGTCAGGACATGGGGGACCACGAGGTCAGACTGGTGGAACTGGACAGCAGCATGGTCAAGCATCTAGAGGCTGGCAACAG TCTAATGGTGCGAGGAGACAAATCTGACATGGCAGTGGTGTGTACAGATGACAGCACGTTTGAACTCAAGTCCACACAGACTACCAACAGTCTGTTGTTACTGCCAGACTGTAGGGCACCAGAACAACTTGTGGGTGGGGATGGCTGCCTGCTACATAAAGAG GTCTACTGTATCTCACACGTGTACTTGGAGCTGAAGCAGTGCAGGCCCAAGTTAAAAAAGTTACAGACTTTGCTGCAGGAAAACGTCTTCACAGGACCAGAGTATGAATCAGATGAAAAGCACACAGGAAAAAAG TACACCACTACAGACCTTCTCAGTCTCATCCAGGCAAGCGAGAAAGAGTTGTTGCAAGAACTAAGGAAACTGCACGCTGTTCATTATGATG GTTACTGGAGACTTGTTGACTTTGACTACATGGGAAACGTGCTGCAGTATATCATGGACACGGTAGACTGTCAGTCCTGGTCCTACGACCAGATTCCCACAGACAAGCTACTCAGTATGGAAGACAACGTGTACCCAAG AGTTGTACTGCAGCACTGTTTGGACTGCTATGGAGACAGGAAAATTATGGAATTGGATGGAG GTTCAGAAGAGGTCCATGTGCTGAGTGAAGACAAGGTGTGTCGTTACTTTGCGGAGTATCTGCTGAAGGGGGTGGGGAAGTTCAACCTTGCCGAGTTCCTACAGACATGGAAGGAGAGTGTTCCCGTCGGCATGACTACCGACCTTCAACAGTTAGAG GGAGTAGCGCTGATTGATAAGAAGAGCCATCCACAGGTGATCTCCCACTTCCCAGTGACAGGGCTGCCAGAGGATGCACCGGACAG GTTCAACAGACTGTTCCGTACTCGAGAGAAGTGGACTTTGGAAGATATCACCCCTTACATAAG GGATCTGTGTGAGAGAAAACAGACGGTCGGATCCCTTCTGACCAAGTTTGCACGAGCTTCAACACTTCCAGATGGGACCAAAGTGTACAACTCCAGAGTACCTATCAAGTAA
- the LOC136428398 gene encoding sister chromatid cohesion protein DCC1-like isoform X1, translating into MNMTDLSYIHLSVVEFRDFDLRTLQEAQAVAEQAKLDLTDLNSSVQSLYLSQDMGDHEVRLVELDSSMVKHLEAGNSLMVRGDKSDMAVVCTDDSTFELKSTQTTNSLLLLPDCRAPEQLVGGDGCLLHKEVYCISHVYLELKQCRPKLKKLQTLLQENVFTGPEYESDEKHTGKKYTTTDLLSLIQASEKELLQELRKLHAVHYDGYWRLVDFDYMGNVLQYIMDTVDCQSWSYDQIPTDKLLSMEDNVYPRVVLQHCLDCYGDRKIMELDGGSEEVHVLSEDKVCRYFAEYLLKGVGKFNLAEFLQTWKESVPVGMTTDLQQLEGVALIDKKSHPQVISHFPVTGLPEDAPDRFNRLFRTREKWTLEDITPYIRDLCERKQTVGSLLTKFARASTLPDGTKVYNSRVPIK; encoded by the exons ATGAACATGACAGACTTATCATACATACATCTAAGTGTGGTGGAGTTTAGGGATTTTGATTTGAG AACCCTACAGGAGGCCCAAGCTGTAGCAGAGCAGGCCAAACTGGACCTGACTGACCTGAACAGCAGTGTCCAGTCTCTGTACCTGAGTCAGGACATGGGGGACCACGAGGTCAGACTGGTGGAACTGGACAGCAGCATGGTCAAGCATCTAGAGGCTGGCAACAG TCTAATGGTGCGAGGAGACAAATCTGACATGGCAGTGGTGTGTACAGATGACAGCACGTTTGAACTCAAGTCCACACAGACTACCAACAGTCTGTTGTTACTGCCAGACTGTAGGGCACCAGAACAACTTGTGGGTGGGGATGGCTGCCTGCTACATAAAGAG GTCTACTGTATCTCACACGTGTACTTGGAGCTGAAGCAGTGCAGGCCCAAGTTAAAAAAGTTACAGACTTTGCTGCAGGAAAACGTCTTCACAGGACCAGAGTATGAATCAGATGAAAAGCACACAGGAAAAAAG TACACCACTACAGACCTTCTCAGTCTCATCCAGGCAAGCGAGAAAGAGTTGTTGCAAGAACTAAGGAAACTGCACGCTGTTCATTATGATG GTTACTGGAGACTTGTTGACTTTGACTACATGGGAAACGTGCTGCAGTATATCATGGACACGGTAGACTGTCAGTCCTGGTCCTACGACCAGATTCCCACAGACAAGCTACTCAGTATGGAAGACAACGTGTACCCAAG AGTTGTACTGCAGCACTGTTTGGACTGCTATGGAGACAGGAAAATTATGGAATTGGATGGAG GTTCAGAAGAGGTCCATGTGCTGAGTGAAGACAAGGTGTGTCGTTACTTTGCGGAGTATCTGCTGAAGGGGGTGGGGAAGTTCAACCTTGCCGAGTTCCTACAGACATGGAAGGAGAGTGTTCCCGTCGGCATGACTACCGACCTTCAACAGTTAGAG GGAGTAGCGCTGATTGATAAGAAGAGCCATCCACAGGTGATCTCCCACTTCCCAGTGACAGGGCTGCCAGAGGATGCACCGGACAG GTTCAACAGACTGTTCCGTACTCGAGAGAAGTGGACTTTGGAAGATATCACCCCTTACATAAG GGATCTGTGTGAGAGAAAACAGACGGTCGGATCCCTTCTGACCAAGTTTGCACGAGCTTCAACACTTCCAGATGGGACCAAAGTGTACAACTCCAGAGTACCTATCAAGTAA
- the LOC136428400 gene encoding DEP domain-containing mTOR-interacting protein-like isoform X1 — protein sequence MEEDVRNLVPTFEEKARALLVAEKLRETMHQGKPVLIKNRNYHLRTYNNCFVGSEVVGWLMQQGEVPDRNTAVQCMRKLQSFNIIHHVCDDHLFKDAMLFYRFRKDDGTFPMDKDSSILFRGKMMYHSLKTSSGQYIFGVKTHNNLQYHDAFLGVDMLNWLVKEKEVQSRQQALAMCRELLERNIIRHVSDDHHFKDGQYLYQFKQDFTRQYRLSEVLTPLEPILPRSRHGSVSSDRTNSTSSAAGTPQKASFFIGADEDEKERSGSFGSPSAGNSSVLLRPVTLDELRNNQGRYTQKHIRIVSDAVGYGMVVRGDGPTYIQTVDPGGPAAAAGVKVRQFVKAVNGTDVLELGHQEVAKHILANQEVCNLVILQHGRML from the exons ATGGAGGAAGATGTCAGAAACTTGGTGCCAACTTTTGAAGAAAAGGCACGAGCCCTCCTCGTTGCCGAGAAGTTAAG GGAGACCATGCACCAGGGAAAGCCAGTCCTGATCAAGAACCGCAACTACCACCTGAGGACCTACAACAACTGCTTCGTGGGGTCAGAGGTCGTGGGCTGGCTAATGCAGCAGGGGGAAGTGCCTGATCGGAACACCGCAGTGCAGTGTATGCGCAAACTTCAGAGCTTTAACATCATTCACCATG TATGTGATGACCACTTGTTCAAGGATGCTATGTTGTTTTATCGCTTCCGGAAGGATGACGGGACCTTTCCTATGGACAAAGACTCTTCTATCTTGTTCCGAGGAAAGATGATGTATCACAG TTTGAAGACATCCTCAGGCCAGTATATATTTGGGGTGAAGACTCACAACAACCTGCAGTACCACGACGCATTCCTAGGTGTCGACATGCTGAACTGGCTGGTGAAGGAGAAGGAGGTGCAGAGTAGACAACAGGCGTTGGCGATGTGTAGGGAACTGTTGGAAAGGAACATCATAAGGCATG TAAGTGATGACCACCACTTCAAAGACGGCCAGTACCTGTACCAGTTCAAACAGGATTTCACCAGACAGTACCGGCTGTCCGAGGTGCTGACTCCGCTGGAGCCCATCCTCCCGCGCTCACGCCACGGCAGCGTCAGCAGCGATAGGACCAACTCAACCTCCTCCGCCG CAGGTACACCACAAAAAGCCTCTTTCTTCATCGGTGCTGATGAGGATGAGAAAGAGAGATCAGGGTCCTTTGGAAGCCCCAGTGCTGGCAATTCATCCG TTCTGTTGCGACCAGTAACTTTAGATGAGCTGAGGAACAATCAGGGACGGTACACACAGAAGCACATCAGG ATTGTGAGTGATGCTGTAGGTTACGGGATGGTGGTGCGAGGGGACGGTCCGACCTACATACAGACTGTGGACCCTGGTGGGCCGGCCGCGGCAGCTGGGGTCAAG GTGCGGCAGTTTGTGAAAGCTGTGAACGGGACAGACGTGCTGGAGTTGGGCCACCAGGAAGTCGCCAAACACATCCTGGCAAACCAGGAAGTCTGCAACCTGGTGATCCTGCAGCATGGCAGAATGCTGTGA
- the LOC136428400 gene encoding DEP domain-containing mTOR-interacting protein-like isoform X2, with the protein MEEDVRNLVPTFEEKARALLVAEKLRETMHQGKPVLIKNRNYHLRTYNNCFVGSEVVGWLMQQGEVPDRNTAVQCMRKLQSFNIIHHVCDDHLFKDAMLFYRFRKDDGTFPMDKDSSILFRGKMMYHSLKTSSGQYIFGVKTHNNLQYHDAFLGVDMLNWLVKEKEVQSRQQALAMCRELLERNIIRHVSDDHHFKDGQYLYQFKQDFTRQYRLSEVLTPLEPILPRSRHGSVSSDRTNSTSSAGTPQKASFFIGADEDEKERSGSFGSPSAGNSSVLLRPVTLDELRNNQGRYTQKHIRIVSDAVGYGMVVRGDGPTYIQTVDPGGPAAAAGVKVRQFVKAVNGTDVLELGHQEVAKHILANQEVCNLVILQHGRML; encoded by the exons ATGGAGGAAGATGTCAGAAACTTGGTGCCAACTTTTGAAGAAAAGGCACGAGCCCTCCTCGTTGCCGAGAAGTTAAG GGAGACCATGCACCAGGGAAAGCCAGTCCTGATCAAGAACCGCAACTACCACCTGAGGACCTACAACAACTGCTTCGTGGGGTCAGAGGTCGTGGGCTGGCTAATGCAGCAGGGGGAAGTGCCTGATCGGAACACCGCAGTGCAGTGTATGCGCAAACTTCAGAGCTTTAACATCATTCACCATG TATGTGATGACCACTTGTTCAAGGATGCTATGTTGTTTTATCGCTTCCGGAAGGATGACGGGACCTTTCCTATGGACAAAGACTCTTCTATCTTGTTCCGAGGAAAGATGATGTATCACAG TTTGAAGACATCCTCAGGCCAGTATATATTTGGGGTGAAGACTCACAACAACCTGCAGTACCACGACGCATTCCTAGGTGTCGACATGCTGAACTGGCTGGTGAAGGAGAAGGAGGTGCAGAGTAGACAACAGGCGTTGGCGATGTGTAGGGAACTGTTGGAAAGGAACATCATAAGGCATG TAAGTGATGACCACCACTTCAAAGACGGCCAGTACCTGTACCAGTTCAAACAGGATTTCACCAGACAGTACCGGCTGTCCGAGGTGCTGACTCCGCTGGAGCCCATCCTCCCGCGCTCACGCCACGGCAGCGTCAGCAGCGATAGGACCAACTCAACCTCCTCCGCCG GTACACCACAAAAAGCCTCTTTCTTCATCGGTGCTGATGAGGATGAGAAAGAGAGATCAGGGTCCTTTGGAAGCCCCAGTGCTGGCAATTCATCCG TTCTGTTGCGACCAGTAACTTTAGATGAGCTGAGGAACAATCAGGGACGGTACACACAGAAGCACATCAGG ATTGTGAGTGATGCTGTAGGTTACGGGATGGTGGTGCGAGGGGACGGTCCGACCTACATACAGACTGTGGACCCTGGTGGGCCGGCCGCGGCAGCTGGGGTCAAG GTGCGGCAGTTTGTGAAAGCTGTGAACGGGACAGACGTGCTGGAGTTGGGCCACCAGGAAGTCGCCAAACACATCCTGGCAAACCAGGAAGTCTGCAACCTGGTGATCCTGCAGCATGGCAGAATGCTGTGA